One genomic segment of Hordeum vulgare subsp. vulgare chromosome 2H, MorexV3_pseudomolecules_assembly, whole genome shotgun sequence includes these proteins:
- the LOC123429354 gene encoding putative expansin-B14 isoform X2 yields the protein MVSSSFMAFAALASSFLIVLHSSSVSGWSDGRATWYGPHEGAGTDGGACGYQGDVEQPPFSAMVTAAGPSIFKNGKGCGACYQVRCTNHGACSGFPVTVVVTDQCPGGPCLAEAAHFDLGGKAFGAMAKPGQADNLRNAGRLRVQYNRVRCNWHGLDIAFRVDGGSNPNYLALLIEDEAGDGDLSAVELQQRGGRWAPMQESWGAVWKYNSGSTLQTPMSIRLTSSSGKKLVATNVIPSGWQPGRTYRSIVNFH from the exons ATGGTCTCTTCCTCCTTCATGGCTTTCGCGGCTCTAGCTAGCTCCTTCCTCATCGTCCTCCATTCCAGCAGCGTCTCTGGCTGGTCCGACGGCCGTGCGACGTGGTACGGTCCCCACGAAGGCGCCGGCACCGACG GTGGTGCATGCGGGTACCAGGGCGATGTGGAGCAGCCGCCGTTCTCAGCCATGGTCACGGCGGCCGGCCCCTCTATCTTTAAGAACGGCAAGGGCTGCGGCGCTTGCTATCAGGTTAGATGCACCAACCATGGCGCTTGCTCCGGGTTCCCGGTGACCGTGGTCGTCACAGACCAGTGCCCCGGCGGGCCGTGCCTGGCCGAGGCTGCCCACTTTGACCTCGGCGGGAAGGCGTTCGGCGCCATGGCCAAGCCCGGACAGGCCGACAACCTCCGCAACGCAGGCAGACTTAGAGTCCAGTACAACCG GGTTCGGTGCAACTGGCATGGGCTAGACATAGCCTTCAGGGTGGACGGTGGCTCCAACCCGAACTACCTTGCGCTGCTCATCGAGGACGAGGCCGGCGACGGCGACCTGTCGGCGGTCGAGCTTCAGCAGCGCGGCGGCAGGTGGGCGCCGATGCAGGAGTCATGGGGCGCGGTGTGGAAGTACAACTCCGGGTCCACCCTGCAGACACCCATGTCGATCCGCCTCACCTCCAGCTCCGGCAAGAAGCTCGTCGCCACCAATGTCATCCCCTCCGGCTGGCAGCCCGGAAGAACCTACCGATCCATCGTAAACTTCCATTGA
- the LOC123429354 gene encoding putative expansin-B14 isoform X1: MVSSSFMAFAALASSFLIVLHSSSVSGWSDGGATWYGPREGAGTDGGACGYQGDVEQPPFSAMVTAAGPSIFKNGKGCGACYQVRCTNHGACSGFPVTVVVTDQCPGGPCLAEAAHFDLGGKAFGAMAKPGQADNLRNAGRLRVQYNRVRCNWHGLDIAFRVDGGSNPNYLALLIEDEAGDGDLSAVELQQRGGRWAPMQESWGAVWKYNSGSTLQTPMSIRLTSSSGKKLVATNVIPSGWQPGRTYRSIVNFH; the protein is encoded by the exons ATGGTCTCTTCCTCCTTCATGGCTTTCGCGGCTCTAGCTAGCTCCTTCCTCATTGTCCTCCATTCCAGCAGCGTCTCTGGCTGGTCCGACGGCGGTGCGACGTGGTACGGTCCCCGCGAAGGCGCCGGCACCGACG GTGGTGCATGCGGGTACCAGGGCGATGTGGAGCAGCCGCCGTTCTCAGCCATGGTCACGGCGGCCGGCCCCTCTATCTTTAAGAACGGCAAGGGCTGCGGCGCTTGCTATCAGGTTAGATGCACCAACCATGGCGCTTGCTCCGGGTTCCCGGTGACCGTGGTCGTCACAGACCAGTGCCCCGGCGGGCCGTGCCTGGCCGAGGCTGCCCACTTTGACCTCGGCGGGAAGGCGTTCGGCGCCATGGCCAAGCCCGGACAGGCCGACAACCTCCGCAACGCAGGCAGACTTAGAGTCCAGTACAACCG GGTTCGGTGCAACTGGCATGGGCTAGACATAGCCTTCAGGGTGGACGGTGGCTCCAACCCGAACTACCTTGCGCTGCTCATCGAGGACGAGGCCGGCGACGGCGACCTGTCGGCGGTCGAGCTTCAGCAGCGCGGCGGCAGGTGGGCGCCGATGCAGGAGTCATGGGGCGCGGTGTGGAAGTACAACTCCGGGTCCACCCTGCAGACACCCATGTCGATCCGCCTCACCTCCAGCTCCGGCAAGAAGCTCGTCGCCACCAATGTCATCCCCTCCGGCTGGCAGCCCGGAAGAACCTACCGATCCATCGTAAACTTCCATTGA
- the LOC123429356 gene encoding expansin-B18-like, which yields MGVLGGACGYQRNVEKPPFSGMITAGGPSIFKNGKGCGACYQVTCTGNAACSGFPVTVVVTDECLGGLCLAEAAHFDLSRKAFGAMAKPGQADKLRNAGGIRVQYNRVPCNWGGVDMVFKVDASSNPSYLALLIEDEPGDGDLSAVELQQWSRGYGWEPMQELRGAVWKYNSTTALQAPISIRLTTGSGKQLVASNVIPRIWQAGRTYRYPLIALSGRVPIYG from the exons ATGGGTGTGCTAGGTGGTGCATGCGGGTACCAGCGCAACGTGGAGAAGCCGCCGTTCTCCGGCATGATCACGGCGGGCGGCCCCTCCATCTTCAAGAACGGCAAGGGCTGCGGCGCTTGCTATCAGGTTACATGCACCGGCAACGCCGCTTGCTCCGGGTTTCCGGTGACGGTGGTCGTCACAGACGAGTGCCTTGGCGGGCTGTGCCTGGCCGAGGCTGCCCACTTCGACCTCAGCAGGAAAGCTTTCGGCGCCATGGCCAAGCCCGGCCAGGCCGACAAGCTTCGCAACGCCGGCGGCATTAGAGTCCAGTACAACCG GGTTCCGTGCAACTGGGGCGGGGTGGACATGGTCTTCAAGGTGGACGCCAGCTCCAACCCGAGCTACCTCGCGCTGCTCATAGAGGACGAGCCCGGCGACGGCGACCTGTCGGCAGTCGAGCTTCAGCAGTGGAGCCGTGGTTACGGCTGGGAGCCGATGCAGGAGTTGCGGGGCGCCGTGTGGAAGTACAACTCCACGACCGCCCTGCAGGCGCCCATATCCATCCGCCTCACCACCGGCTCCGGCAAGCAGCTCGTCGCCAGCAATGTCATCCCCCGCATATGGCAGGCCGGTAGGACATACAGATACCCATTGATCGCTTTGTCGGGTCGAGTGCCTATATATGGGTAG